Within the Thermomicrobiales bacterium genome, the region GCGATGCGACGAGCCTAGGGGGCGGACGGTCGCCCCGAGGGCGGTTTCCCCCGCGAAAAAGGGGGCTAGCTGCGGCTTGGCGGCATCCGGTACAATGCCGGGCTACCACGCCGCTCCCTTAGCTCAATCGGCAGAGCAACTGACTCTTAATCAGTGGGTTGAAGGTTCGAGTCCTTCGCGGCTCACAGGACTTGCCGGAACCATCATGGTTCCGGCTTTTTCGTTCCTGCTTCCCGGAACCTGGAACGCTTTTTCTCTTGACAGTCTCACGTCATCATCATACGATAATCCCGATAACTTCAGTCGGAATTGAATGTGCATTGTTTCATTGTCGTGGCTGTGTGCCTTCGCGGCAGGTTCTTGCGCTTGGCAGCGGGAGTGGCAGTGCGCAGCAGAACGGATTGGTCACCATGACGACAGTGGTAGAGCGAAGCACGATTCGCCCTGCGGGTTGGACTGCGGAAGAGTGGCAGGCATTGATGAATGCCTTGACGCGCCGACGCTTTGTCGGCGGCGCGCTGGCTTCGGCGGCGCTTTTTAGCCTGGCGGCGTGTGGCCTCAACGACGACGACGCCACTGAAACGCCAACAAGCCGCACTGTTGATACCGCCCAGGGGCAGATCAGCGTGCCTGTATCTCCTTCGCGTGTGGTGAGTATCGACTACTTTACTGCCATCTTTCTGATTGAGTTGGGGCTCACTCCGGTCGGCGGGATTGACTATTCGTGGGTCGATGCATCGACGATGTTCCCGGCGTATGTCGAGCCACTCAAGGCACTGACTGACATCGGGCAGATCACGTCGACGGATATCGAGCAGGTTGTGACGCTGAACCCTGACCTGATCCTGGGCCCAACCCCGGGAAGTCGGTACGACAACTCAAAGGGTGCAATTGAACGGCTTGCGTCTGTTGCTCCGGTCGCGTCGGTCGACTTCGGGCAATCTGGCGATTGGCGCGATCCGTTCCGGCAGACCGCAAACTTCGTCAATCGCCTTGAGCAGCTTACACCACTCAAGGAGTCATACGAGGCCGCGATCGCCAGCACTAAGGACACCCACGCCGACGTGCTCGCCAATACTGTGGTCACCGTCATCGACTACTCGATGGACGGTCAGTTTGCGATCGACCTGCCGAAGTCTGGGGTCGGTGTTGTGCTGGCTGATCTCGGTGTTCATTTTGGTGCTGCCAGTGTCGATGATGGAACGAACAGCCGTTCGCTGTCGATCGAGCGATTGAGCGAGATTGGTGATTCAGATCTGATTCTGTTTCGGTCGGATTCCGACGGGAACCCGATCAGTGGTCTTGAGGATGTATTCACCATGGATGCCTGGAAGTCGCTAAACGCAGTGCAGACGGGCCAAGTCTACCCGGCGGCCTGGATTGACCTGTGTACCTACCGGTGGGCTGAATTGGCCATTAGTGAGTTCGCTCGTATTCTTGACCAGCATACGAGCGCCGAGGTCTGATTGCCACGCATTGTGGCTCATTCAACGCAGCTCAGCAGCCTGGCTGGTTGCAGGGACGAACGTTTTCAATGGACGTTCGTCCCTGCAGTTGTGCGCTACTCGCTGAGGGAGCCGGTCACCTCGCCGGCGCTTGCGATCGCATTGGTCACGGAGTCGGCAGTGATCGCGAAGTGCGATGCGTTCCACTTGGGTTGACCATCGCGCAGGACGATGACCTGCGGCGACTCGTGCTTCACGCCGGTACGTTCGGCAAGCGCCGAAGAGACATCGTGCGCCTTTGAGACATCGACCATCCGAGTTGGATACTCGACCTGCGCCATCTCCTTGAACGCGCGACCACTGATCGGACACCACGGATCGTGGTTAAACAGAACAACGGTTTCGTTGGCCGATTTCTCAAATGCCTCGTCGAGATCTGATACCGACGCGACCTGGGTGTATGTTTCCGGCATGTGATCCTTCGATCCACCGACGAATAACCTGACATCGCGCTTCGCATGAAGCGCGGGTGCATGGTAGCACGCGAAGGCTGTCTGGTTACGGCTGTCGGAGCGTCTTGAATGGATGGTGACTGGTGGGAGTGCGTGGGATTGTTCCGGCGATTGTGACCCCGTTCAACGTGGACGGCTCGGTTGACCACGAATCGCTACGTCGCGTGGTAGCCGACCAGCGGGCGGCTGGAGCGGACGGCCTGCTGACGCTGGGACTTGCAGGTGAGGGCATCTTTCTCGACTTTGATGAGCGCGCTGCCGTGCTGCAGACGGTGCTCTCGGCGGCGAACGATCTCCCGGTGCTGGCGGGCTGCACGGCCGACACGACAGATGAAGTGTGCAAGCTGGCGGCTATGGCCGTGAGTGCCGGTGCAGCCGAGGTGATGGTCGCGCCGCCGCGTCGGCCAGATTGGAGCGTGCAGCAGTTTCGCGATCACTTCGCAGAGATTGCAGCCGTCACAACCGCAGACGTCATGATTCAGGACGCGCCGTTTGCGACCGGCGTTGAGCTGGGCGTCGAATTCGTGCTGGATCTGGCTGCGGCGCATAGCAATGTCCGCTCCTACAAGGTTGAGGCGCTGCCGTACTGGACGAATGCGGTCCGTGCTCGAAGTGCCGTCGGGGACAAGCTGCGGGTGCTGGGTGGACATGCCGGCTTGTACATGATGGACGTGTTGGATTCCGAAGCTGATGGCCTGATTCCGGGCTGCGATGTGACAGGATCGCTAGTATCAATCTGGGACGCCTATAAGTCTGGCGATCGTGAGCGTGCGCAGCAAAAGCATCTGCAGATGCTGCCATTTCTCGTCTATCAGGCGCAGTCGCTGGGTGTCATTATCGGCGGAGCGAAAGCTGTGTTGCACGACCGTGGCGTGATCGCGACGACGGCTGCTCGTCTGCCCGAGGCGCGGCTGGACGAGGCGACGCGGGACCGGCAACTGGCAATCGCGCGTCAGTGTGGGCTGCTGCAGCGCGGTGTCTAGGAATCCGCTGTCGGGCGTGGTGCGAGGTAGATACGAATGCCGCGCCGCACGAGTCGGTTGATCATCGCCAGTCGCGTGTCGAGGCCGAGTTTCCCGAATGTCGGCAATACCTGGATCTCGTGCATCGCGGCCTTGGCCACGATCCATTCGCGGAACTGTTGATCGCTCATCTCTGCCGCAGTGATGTTTTCGGTTCCATCGCCATCATCTTTCGGCACGATGACGTACAGGTAGTGCAAGTCTTCGACGGTGAATTCGTCTGTGACGCTCATGCTATCCCGCTCCGGTTCCGACTCTTGCAGACAATGGCGTAGGCTAGTATAGCCGCGGCATGACAGTCTTGATCGTGCGCGGGTTTCCGTCGGAAGCAGCGACCGTAGGAGCGCCAGTGCATCCATATACTTTGTCACTACCAAAACAACGCCATTCATTGCTGCGGCGACGGGTGAAAATCGTAGCGACGCTGGGGCCCGCTGTTGCGGACCCGGCGGTGCTGGCTGAGATTATCGATGCCGGTGTCGATGTCGTTCGCGTAAACTGCGCGCACGGCACGATCGAGTCGCGCTTACAACAGATCGAATCGACGCGAAAGATTGCGCAGGCTCGCCGGCGGCACATACCCGTTCTCCTGGACCTGCAGGGGCTGAAGATCCGCACCGGCCCGCTCGAGACCAGTGAGCCGGCAATGCTCGCTCGCGGCACCAAGGTGCGGGTCTATCCAACGCCAGTAGCAAGCACCCGCGAACAGCTCGGAGTGACATATGGCGATCTGCTTGACGTTTCCGAGCCGGAGTCACGCATTCTGCTTGCCGATGGCCTCATCGAGCTCGTCGTCGAGGAAGTCTGCTCGGATCACCTGATTTGCGGTGTGGGTCGTGGCGGACCGCTCGCGGGGCGGCAGGGCGTGACCCTGCCGAACGTCCGGTTGCAGAATGCCAGCATGACCGAGCAGGACAAGGCAGATGTCGTCTTCGCGGTCGAGAACGGCGTCGAGTATCTGGGACTGTCGTTCATCAGCAGCGCGCAAGACATTACATCTGCCCGCGAATATGCAAGAGCGCTTGGCGCGACGCCCGGCATCGTGGCGAAGATTGAGCGACCGGCCGCGCTTGAGGACATGGACGCTATCGCACAAGTTGCCGATGCGGTGATGGTGGCGCGCGGCGATATGGGCGTGCAGCTGCCGCTGGAGCGCGTGCCGATTGTCCAGAAGGAGATCATCGCAGCGTGTAATCGCGCTGGTACACCGGTGATCACCGCGACGCAGATGCTGGAGTCCATGATTATGCAGCCGGTGCCGACGCGTGCCGAAGCGAGCGACGTGGCCAATGCTGTGCTGGACGGCACGGACGCGGTCATGCTGAGCGCCGAGACCGCAACTGGCCGGCATCCAGTGGCGGCCGTCGAAATGATGGAACGTATCATCAGTGAGGTCGAGCGACCGGGGACGATCCGGTCGGCGGCAGTCAGCCAGCTCCAGCCGATGGCCGATCCTGACAAAATCATCACCGACGCAATTGGACGAGCCGCGCGTGAGCTCGCAGACGCAGCGCCGATTGATGCCATCGTCGTCTTTACACTGTCGGGTGCGAGCGCGCGGCTCGTCGCGAAGTTCCGTCCGATTGTTCCGGTCATTGCCATGACCACCGACCCCTATGTCGCTCGCAAGCTCTCGCTTGTCTGGGGCATCCGCGCACTCGTCGCGCCACTCACCGACGACATTAACGACCTCATGCGCGTTGCGTCGCGCCAGATCGTCGAGGCTGGCTACTGCGAGTGGAAGGATGAAGTGTTGTTCGTCGGCAGTATTCCTATCTATCGAGTGAGCGGACGAACAAATCTCTTGCACGTCCGGACGCTCGAGGAATAGCTCGTGTGGCACGTTCTGTGCGCTGCGTGCGCTGACAACCGAGCCCTAATCGGTTTGACAATGAAACGTGGAGGAGGTGCGGATGAGCGACCGAGTATCGCCTGTCGATGACCAGACCTACAATCTGCTGCAGATTCTGACGAGCAAGCTCGAAGCACTGGCAGCCTACGATGTCTACGCCGGCGACATGGACGGCAAGGCGAGTGAGCTGCTCAAGCAGATCGCAGAAGATGACGCTCGTCACGTCGAGCAACTCGTCGACATGCTGGGCATTCGTCGCGCCTGATCAGTCATCTGACTTTTAGATCGCATGAGGATCGGGGTATCATCACCTCGGTCCTTCTGTTGTTTTGACAAGTCGAAGGTGGTGCCGTCGTGGAGTTGGTGGAAATCCGCGACCTGGATGGCCCGAACCTCTTCCTTCTCCGCCCAGCGATCAAGCTGGAAGTTGTCCTAGCCGATGGCGAAGGCGTTTCGTCGAGCGCACGCCGTGTGGCAATGGGCGTCCTGGGTCTGAACCTGCCGGAGTCATTGCAGGATGCGATGACGGATGTCGTAGTTGAGTTGCATCGCCGTACGAACCTGCCGACGCCAACAGTCGGGTGGCGCAGCCTCGACACGCCGCGCCATCATGTTCTGTTCTACCCCTGGGAGTGGCGCAGCGTTGCCGAGCGCATCGCCGAGCTCACCGTTGCGACGATGGAAGGCAGCCTCACACCCGCCGAAGTTGAAGGTCTCGCCGAATATCTGGCACGGGATCGTGAACGCGCAAATCAGCCCGAGCTCGTGCGCGACGATCAGCGCAGAATTCCGGCAATCGGGATCACCGGGACGAACGGCAAGACGACGACGACTCGGTTGATCTCGCACATCATTCGACAATCCGGGCAGGTCGTTGGCTGGTGCAGCTCGTCCGGCGTTTACATCGACGGCGACCTTGTTCTTGATGGTGACTACACCGGCCCCTCCGGCGCGCGGCGCGTGCTGGAGGATCCGCGTGTTGATGTGGCGGTCCTGGAGACGGCTCGCGGCGGGATTCTCCTGCGCGGTCTCGGCTATGAATCGAACAATGTCAGCGTCATGCTGAACGTCAGTGCCGACCATCTGGACATGCAGGGCGTCGAGACTATTGAGACACTCGCCGAAGCCAAGAGCGTCGTCGTCCGCGTCACGCAGCCGAATGGCGTCGTCGTGCTCAATGCCGACGACCCCCTCGTTGCGGCGCAGAAGGATCACGTCGACGCGGCGGTCATCTTCTTCACCCAGGACCCGGACAACCAGACCGTTCACGACCATCTGGCGACTGGTGGGCGATGCGTCGTCCGCAACGGTGATGATGTGCTGCTACATGCCGACGGGCGCACGACCTATCTGTTCAACATCGCCAATGCGCCGGTGACGTTCAATGGCCGAGCGCGGCATATGGTCGAGAATGTTCTGGCTGCGACCGGCGCATCGCTCGGGCTGGGGATACCGGCAGAGACGGTCGCCGAAGGTGTGGCGACGTTTACGCCCGATGTGCAACATAATGTTGGCCGACTCAACGTCTTTAATGTCAACGAGCGGATCGTCGTTGTGGATTACGCACACAACGAGAGCGGCCTGCAGGCACTCATTGATTTCAGCCGCTCGTTGATCGGCGACGGGCACCTGCTGCGGGTCGTGATCGGTACTGCCGGAGACCGGCAGGACGCGGTGTTCGAGGCTCTCGGCCACGTTGCAGCGTCCGGGGCAGATCGGGTATTCGTGAAGGAAACGCCGAAGTATCTGCGCGGACGCGAGGCTGGTGGCGGGCCCGCGATCATATGCGCAGCCATCGCCGCAGACGGCGCGAACGACCGACTCTATCAGGAAGTCCTGAGCGAGCACGACGCGCTGCTCGCTGCGCTCGACGAAAGCGCACCCGGCGATGCCGTCGCCGTTATGTGCGTTGAGGAGCAGTTGCGAATCTTCGGCGCTTTGCGTGATCTTGGAGCTGGCGGAGTGGAGTGCCGCATCAGGATCAACCGCCGGAGGCACTGCGGATGAATGAAGTCTGGGACACATCGCAGACACCGATCAACGAGGATACTCTGGGGCATCACTGCTTCGGTTGCGGCAGCGAGAATCCGCACGGGCTTGTCCTACGCTTCCGCGCGCTCGATGATGGGCGCGTCTGGGCGTCGTTTGTGCCGACACGATTGCATGAGGGCTACCTGGGCATGGTCCACGGTGGGATCACGGCGACAATGCTCGACGAAGCTATGAGTTGGGCAATCACAAACTCCGGCGACATCGCCGTCACAGCACGGATGGACATCGCGTTCCGCAAGCCGTTGGTCATCGGCCGCGAAGTGCGTGTCACCGCTGAGATCAGCAAGCGACGATCGCGCGCGATCGTCGCCAACGCGGAGTTGCGCGACAGCAGCACGGGCGATCTGCTGGCGCAAGCTGAAGGACGATTTGTCCGTGTCTCGGCCGAGCAGGCGGACACCTGGCGGGGCGCATATGGTGCCGAAGACGACTCGACATTTGCCGATGCTGTGCGGCGGACTGCTATGCGAAAGCATTGACCGGAATGTTTCGACTTCCGTATAGTCCAGCGCACAATACGAAACTCGGATCAGGGGCGTAGCGTGGTGTTGGTTGAACCAGGGGTGGGGCCGCTGCTGGCCATTGGCGGCGCGGAAGACAAGTTCGGAAATCGGAAGATCCTGCGGCGCTTTGTCGAGCTCTCGGGTGGCGAACAAGCGCGCATTGCGATCATTCCGACCGCGTCAGCCATCGATGATGCCGGCCAGCGCTACAAGGGCATCTTCCTGGAGCTTGGCGCTCGGGAAGCCGACGTCGTGTTTATCGGCGAACGCGACGACGCCAACCGCGCGGAGCTCGTGGACCTGGTTGAGCAGAGTACCGGCATCTTCATCACCGGAGGCAACCAGATCCGCGTTGCCTCGATGCTGGGAGGCACCGGCATTGCCAAAGCGATCGTGCGTCGTCATCGCGATGGTGTCACCATCGGCGGAACGAGCGCCGGCGCGTCCGTGATGAGCGCCATCATGGTCGCTGGCGGAGCGAGTGGCTCGACACCACGGCCACATTCCGCGACAATGTCTCCAGGCCTCGGACTGATAGATACCGTCATCATCGACCAGCACTTTCGGGAACGGGACCGCGTTGGGCGGCTCGTGACAATGGTCAGCTTCAACCCGGGATTGCTCGGACTCGGTATCGATGAGGACACAGCAGCGCTGATCTGGCCCGATGGCACCATGGAGGTGGTCGGGCGTGGGTCTGTCCTCGTCGTAGATGGCACGCAAATGAAGAGTGACGTGTTTCGGGGACGCGGTCGCCATCCGCTGACCGTCTCCAACGTCCTCGTCCACTTCGTCGCCGAAGGATGGCAATTCGACCTCGGTGAGCGGAAGGTCCTCGTCGGTTAGACCTCGACCGCCCACCGCCGCATCAAGTGACCAACGTGCCGCGCCGTCGGCACGATCAGGGAATGTTGGGGGGTGGCGATGGCTGTCGAAATCCTTGATTCCCGCGTCTATCGAGGACCGAACATCTGGGCGCGCGTCCCGGTGATCGTGTTGAAGGTGAACATTGGTGAGCTCGAGGACCGACCCTCGAACGTCATCGATGGGTTTACCGACGACCTCATCGGTCTGATCCCGACGCTCTACGAGCACTACTGCTCACTTGGCCGACCCGGTGGGTTCATTGAGCGACTGCGCGAGGGCACCTGGATGGGCCATGTCGTCGAGCATGTCGCGCTGGAGCTGCAGTCGCTGGCCGGTTCGGAAGGTACGCGCGGCCTGACTCGCTCGACCGACGAGCGCGGGATCTACAACGTTGTCTATCAGTATCAGCAGCCTGACCTCGGCAAGGCCGCCGGCGCGCTCGCTGTTCGGCTGGTCAATGCGCTGATCTACCGCAATGACGAAGAATTCAACTACCAGACGGAGCTGGAAACGCTGATTCGGCTGGCCGAGCGCATTGCCTATGGGCCTTCGACGAAGGCACTGGTTGACGAAGCTGACCGTCGCGGCATACCGGTCATTCGTCTCGACCCGCGCCGCTCGCTCGTGCAGCTCGGTCACGGCGTCCACCAGAAGCGCATCTGGGCGACGGTGACCTCGTCGACAAGTGACATCGCCGTCGATATCGCTGGAAATAAGCGCCTCACGAATCAGCTGCTGCGCGGTGTTGGTATTCCCGTCCCGCGCTCAATCACGGTCGGAGATGCTGACGAGGCGGTCGCTGCCGCTCGATCAGTCCGTCATCCGGTCGTCCTGAAGCCGCTGGATGGTAACCACGGTCGCGGCGTTCAGATTAATCTCCGCTCTGACGAGGAGGTTCGCGAGGCGTTTGCGGCTGCATATGCGGAAAGCCGCAATGGCACGATTGTCGTAGAGTCGTTCATCGTCGGCCGCGATTACCGCATTCTCATCGTTGGCGGCAAGATGATCGCCTGCGCTGAGCGTGTGCCAGCGCACGTCGTTGGCGATGGGCAGCACACTGTCCGCGAACTGGTCGATATTGCGAACTCGGATCCGCGCCGTGGCATCGGCCACGAGAAGGTCCTGACACGCATCACGGTCGATGATTCGGTCGTCGCGCTGCTAGAGGCGAATGGCTTCAGCCTTGACGCAGTGCCAGATGCCGGCACATTCGTGCAATTGCGCTTGACTGGCAACATGTCCACAGGTGGTATCTCGATCGACCGCACAGACGAGATTCACCCCGACAACGTTGAGATCGCCGAGCAAGCGGCACAGGTCATTGGGCTGGATGTCGCCGGCATCGACATGATCACTCCCGACATCAGCAATCCGGTGAAAGATACCGGCGGCGCAATCTGCGAAGTGAATGCTGGCCCGGGCTTTCGAATGCACACGCACCCGACCGAGGGCATTCCTCGTGACGTCGCGCGGCCAGTACTGGATCTGCTCTTCCCGCGTGGTGAGGCATCGCGCGTGCCGATCATCGCCGTCACCGGCACAAACGGGAAGACGACGACGAGCCGCATGATCGCGCACATTCTGCAGATGGCCGGTCGGCGCGTCGGTATGACAACCACCGACGGCATCTACATCGACGGCACGCAGATCATGCGCGGCGACATGAGCGGCCCGCAGAGCGCGCAGATGGTGCTGCAGAACCCGACCATCGATCATGCGGTGCTCGAGACCGCTCGCGGGGGCATCCTGCGATCCGGCCTCGGCTTCGATCGCTGCGATGTTGCTGTTGTCACCAACGTCGCCGGAGATCATCTCGGCCTGAACGGCATCAACACGCTCCGTGACCTGGCGCGTGTCAAGGCGGTCGTTCCGGCAGCGACGTTCCGTGATGGCCATGTCGTGCTGAACGGCGACGACAAGATGTGCATCGAGATGGAGTCGCGCTCTCGGGGCGACGTCATCTACTTCACGATGGATGAAAACAACGAGAAGGTTCGCGAGCACCTGCGGGCGCGTGGCAAAGCCGTGATCCTGCGCCAGACTGCCGGTGGTGAGGTCATCTTCCTGGCGGAAGGCAAGCGCGAGACGGCTGTGCTGGATGTGCGCCATATCCCGGCGACGTTCGAGGGTCGTGCGCGAGCAAACGTGAAGAACGCGCTGGCAGCGACCGGTGCGGCGTTCGGCTCGAACCTGCCGCTTGAGGCGATCCGGACAGGACTCCGCTCCTTCTCAACGTCGTTCTATCAGGCACCGGGCCGATTGAACCTGCTTGAAGTTGGCGGCTTCCGCGTCATCGTCGATTACTGCCACAATCCGCACGGAATGGAAGAGCTGGCGGAGTTCATTCGGCGGATGATGCCGAGTCGTACGATCGGCATGATCGCAGTCCCGGGCGACCGGCGCGACGAGGACGTGAAGCGCTTCACTGAAGTTGCAGCGCCAGTATTCGATGAGTTCGTTATTCGCGAGGATACGAACCCACGCGGACGAGAACGCGGCGAAGTTGCCGACCTGATTACGCAAACGCTGTACGACAACGGCGTTTCCGAGGATCGTGTGTCCGTCGTCCTGAACGAGCTGGAAGCTGCCGAGGCGGCGATGGATCACGCTAAACCTGACGATCTCGTGGTCCTGCTTGCTGATAAGCCTGCCGAAGTCTGGGAGCTGGTGGTCGCGCGAACAAGTCGGGCTGCCGTAGAGCCTGCTTCCTGACCGACACAAGCACACGAACACGACAACGGCTCCGCGAAGCTTTCGCGGAGCCGTTGTCGTGCCTTCAGATACGACGTGGTTACTCTTCGAAGTACCAGTTGGCGATGTCGCGCACGTCCGGCGTCCATGGTGATGGATTGAAGCCCTTGAGCTTCTTGGTGTTGGCCGTGACGTCGGTTCGGGCGACGAGCGGCACGACGACGACTTCGTTTACGAGCAGGTCATTCATGCCGAAGAACAGCTCCACCTGCTTGGCCTCATCCAGCTCGGTGAGCGCCGCCTGGTACAAGGTGTTGTACTCCTCGTTCGACCAGCGATGGATGTTCGGCCCCGCCCACTGGTTGGACTGCTGGGCGAGATCGACAGGCGGATTCAATGACTGCCAGGCGGCCATGTAGCTGATCGGATAGGGACTTGCCGGGCCATCGGTGAACATCTCGATATCGGCGTAGAAGTGCGCCGCAGTATCCGGGTTGCCGGCGTCCGACGAGAAATACACACCGGCGTCGATCGACTTCAGCTCAGTCGGGACGCCAATGGCTTCCCACCCCTGCTTGATGATCTCCTGTGTCTTCTGGCGCAACGGGTTGATGGTCGTCTGATAGAGGACCTTGATCTCAACGCCGTCCTTCGCACGCGGACTGCCGGTCCAGCCAGCGTCTTCCAGAATCTGCTTGGCCTTTTCGAGATCGAATTCGTAACTCGTGTTCGTCGAAGCGAACTTCGCCGGCGCGACGAGAATATTCCCCGTCGCTTCGCCAGCTGGGCCGTACAGCTCTTCGGCGACGGAGTCGCGGTCTGATGCGACCTTCAGCGCCTCACGCACAGCCTTGTCGCTCAGGAACGGGTGCTCGGTGCTTGGCTCCGAGCGCGCGCCATCGACTTCCTTGTTGGGGTCTGCGAAATTGACAAGCAGACGCTCAACGTTGACACTTGGCGTGTTCAGCAGGTCGCCAGAGTCGCTGCCCTCGGCCATCGGCACGAGCACCGACTTCTCGACTTGCAGGTTCCACGCCCAGTCGGTCTCACCGGTCTGCAACGCAGCGCGGGCGGCTGCCGTCGCATCTCCACCGCCTTTGAACTCAACTTTCTGGAAGTACGGCTTGTCGGCTTCCCGGTAGTTCTCGTTGATCTCGAAGTTGATGACGTCGCCGGGACGGAACTCCGCAACGACATAGGGTCCGGTGCCGATTGGCTTGAGGTTGAATTCGGCGTTTCGCGCCTTCTCACCGGTGAAATCCTTGAGGATGTGCTGTGGGAGGACGTGGCCGCCAAAGCCTGTCGCGAATGGCGAGTACCAGCCCGGCGCTGGATCGGCGAACTTGAGCGTGACCGTGTAGTCGTCGACCACCTCGACATCAGAGACCGACAGATACTTGGCGATCGTCGTCGTCGCCGCAGACTCGTCGGTCGTGAACTCCCAGGTGAACTTGACGTCGTTGGCGGTGAATGGCTCACCATCTGACCAGACGATGCCCTGCTTCAGCTTATACGTGACGCTCGTGCCGTCGGCAGCAACACCACCATTGTCAATCGAGGGGATCTCGGCTGCCAGAATCGGCACGAGATTGCCTTCGATGTCGACGTCGATCAGCGGTTCCAGCACCAGCGACGCTGCTGCGGAGTCCTTCGTGCCCTGTGAGAAGTGAGGGTTAAGGCTGGTTGGGGCCTGCCAGTAGAGAATGCGGAGGAGTTCAGCCTTGCCGCGGCCATGCCCCGGCTCATCAGTCGAACCGGTGGAGCCGCTGGAATCTGCTGTTGGGCTTGCTGCTTCGCTGGATGCTTCGGTGGGGCTGGATTCGGCAGGT harbors:
- a CDS encoding ABC transporter substrate-binding protein codes for the protein MKVRVLRGSQDLPEPSWFRLFRSCFPEPGTLFLLTVSRHHHTIIPITSVGIECALFHCRGCVPSRQVLALGSGSGSAQQNGLVTMTTVVERSTIRPAGWTAEEWQALMNALTRRRFVGGALASAALFSLAACGLNDDDATETPTSRTVDTAQGQISVPVSPSRVVSIDYFTAIFLIELGLTPVGGIDYSWVDASTMFPAYVEPLKALTDIGQITSTDIEQVVTLNPDLILGPTPGSRYDNSKGAIERLASVAPVASVDFGQSGDWRDPFRQTANFVNRLEQLTPLKESYEAAIASTKDTHADVLANTVVTVIDYSMDGQFAIDLPKSGVGVVLADLGVHFGAASVDDGTNSRSLSIERLSEIGDSDLILFRSDSDGNPISGLEDVFTMDAWKSLNAVQTGQVYPAAWIDLCTYRWAELAISEFARILDQHTSAEV
- the ytxJ gene encoding bacillithiol system redox-active protein YtxJ; translation: MPETYTQVASVSDLDEAFEKSANETVVLFNHDPWCPISGRAFKEMAQVEYPTRMVDVSKAHDVSSALAERTGVKHESPQVIVLRDGQPKWNASHFAITADSVTNAIASAGEVTGSLSE
- a CDS encoding dihydrodipicolinate synthase family protein, producing the protein MGVRGIVPAIVTPFNVDGSVDHESLRRVVADQRAAGADGLLTLGLAGEGIFLDFDERAAVLQTVLSAANDLPVLAGCTADTTDEVCKLAAMAVSAGAAEVMVAPPRRPDWSVQQFRDHFAEIAAVTTADVMIQDAPFATGVELGVEFVLDLAAAHSNVRSYKVEALPYWTNAVRARSAVGDKLRVLGGHAGLYMMDVLDSEADGLIPGCDVTGSLVSIWDAYKSGDRERAQQKHLQMLPFLVYQAQSLGVIIGGAKAVLHDRGVIATTAARLPEARLDEATRDRQLAIARQCGLLQRGV
- the pyk gene encoding pyruvate kinase → MLAEIIDAGVDVVRVNCAHGTIESRLQQIESTRKIAQARRRHIPVLLDLQGLKIRTGPLETSEPAMLARGTKVRVYPTPVASTREQLGVTYGDLLDVSEPESRILLADGLIELVVEEVCSDHLICGVGRGGPLAGRQGVTLPNVRLQNASMTEQDKADVVFAVENGVEYLGLSFISSAQDITSAREYARALGATPGIVAKIERPAALEDMDAIAQVADAVMVARGDMGVQLPLERVPIVQKEIIAACNRAGTPVITATQMLESMIMQPVPTRAEASDVANAVLDGTDAVMLSAETATGRHPVAAVEMMERIISEVERPGTIRSAAVSQLQPMADPDKIITDAIGRAARELADAAPIDAIVVFTLSGASARLVAKFRPIVPVIAMTTDPYVARKLSLVWGIRALVAPLTDDINDLMRVASRQIVEAGYCEWKDEVLFVGSIPIYRVSGRTNLLHVRTLEE
- a CDS encoding Mur ligase family protein, whose translation is MELVEIRDLDGPNLFLLRPAIKLEVVLADGEGVSSSARRVAMGVLGLNLPESLQDAMTDVVVELHRRTNLPTPTVGWRSLDTPRHHVLFYPWEWRSVAERIAELTVATMEGSLTPAEVEGLAEYLARDRERANQPELVRDDQRRIPAIGITGTNGKTTTTRLISHIIRQSGQVVGWCSSSGVYIDGDLVLDGDYTGPSGARRVLEDPRVDVAVLETARGGILLRGLGYESNNVSVMLNVSADHLDMQGVETIETLAEAKSVVVRVTQPNGVVVLNADDPLVAAQKDHVDAAVIFFTQDPDNQTVHDHLATGGRCVVRNGDDVLLHADGRTTYLFNIANAPVTFNGRARHMVENVLAATGASLGLGIPAETVAEGVATFTPDVQHNVGRLNVFNVNERIVVVDYAHNESGLQALIDFSRSLIGDGHLLRVVIGTAGDRQDAVFEALGHVAASGADRVFVKETPKYLRGREAGGGPAIICAAIAADGANDRLYQEVLSEHDALLAALDESAPGDAVAVMCVEEQLRIFGALRDLGAGGVECRIRINRRRHCG
- a CDS encoding PaaI family thioesterase, with translation MNEVWDTSQTPINEDTLGHHCFGCGSENPHGLVLRFRALDDGRVWASFVPTRLHEGYLGMVHGGITATMLDEAMSWAITNSGDIAVTARMDIAFRKPLVIGREVRVTAEISKRRSRAIVANAELRDSSTGDLLAQAEGRFVRVSAEQADTWRGAYGAEDDSTFADAVRRTAMRKH
- a CDS encoding cyanophycinase — its product is MVLVEPGVGPLLAIGGAEDKFGNRKILRRFVELSGGEQARIAIIPTASAIDDAGQRYKGIFLELGAREADVVFIGERDDANRAELVDLVEQSTGIFITGGNQIRVASMLGGTGIAKAIVRRHRDGVTIGGTSAGASVMSAIMVAGGASGSTPRPHSATMSPGLGLIDTVIIDQHFRERDRVGRLVTMVSFNPGLLGLGIDEDTAALIWPDGTMEVVGRGSVLVVDGTQMKSDVFRGRGRHPLTVSNVLVHFVAEGWQFDLGERKVLVG